A stretch of Acropora muricata isolate sample 2 chromosome 7, ASM3666990v1, whole genome shotgun sequence DNA encodes these proteins:
- the LOC136922536 gene encoding uncharacterized protein, whose product MVQCFHPECNHYSESHCCKFFAFPDEVKKKALFSKWKLLLRRDDREPNKYSRVCSCHFRDGDKRNMPTISNRNKDKLFDLLPSAEPKPPPKKKVKTKSDAKLPTVKSVLAEIKENSGPSDSTSEQDKSTDSRNTSLVEIELDMTSRELTKQKELSGYQREHYSVANLSTEVIRMETGLPTKEVFYIIVNYVARFKRDINYYSGWKVEAISLEDQVFITLMKLKQNYTNLHLAQLFSCSVATVSNIVLTFVHVLHSLLFKDIMTTIPSRMKNKLCSPSSFSQYSTCRIIIDCTDLEIATPKLMSEQSATYSTYRGMNSFKVIIGVAPNAVITYVSGLFPGSVSDKSLVQESGLLEHFVPGDLILADKGFLIQDLLPRGVSVNIPPFLNCGKFTESEARATKSIARCRIHVERANARLKSFRILGFIPSFLRCHADKLCQLCAALVNLQFPLIKDGCNDFEFD is encoded by the exons ATGGTGCAGTGTTTTCATCCTGAATGCAACCATTACTCTGAGAGCCACTGCTGCAAATTTTTTGCATTCCCAGACGAGGTTAAGAAGAAGGCATTATTTAGCAAGTGGAAATTACTGTTAAG GAGGGATGACAGAGAACCTAACAAATATTCACGCGTCTGTAGCTGTCACTTTAGGGATGGAGATAAACGAAATATGCCAACTATCAGTAACAGAAACAAAGACAAACTGTTTGATCTATTGCCTAGTGCTGAGCCAAAGCCTCCTCCTAAGAAGAAAGTAAAAACCAAGTCTGATGCTAAGCTTCCTACTGTCAAATCTGTGTTGGCTGAAATAAAAGAGAACTCTGGCCCCAGTGATTCTACTAGTGAGCAGGACAAGTCAACAGATTCAAGGAATACTTCATTAGTGGAAATTGAACTTGATATGACTTCCAGAGAGCTTACAAAGCAAAAAGAATTGAGTGGTTATCAAAGAGAACATTATTCAGTGGCAAACCTAAGCACCGAGGTTATACGTATGGAAACAGGCTTACCCACAAAAGAGGTCTTTTATATCATTGTCAATTATGTTGCAAGATTTAAGAGGGATATAAACTATTATTCTGGATGGAAGGTAGAGGCAATAAGTCTGGAAGATCAAGTGTTCATAACACTGATGAAACTGAAGCAAAATTATACAAATTTGCACCTGGCCCAGCTGTTTTCATGTAGTGTGGCAACTGTTTCTAATATAGTCTTAACATTTGTACATGTCCTACATTCCCTGTTGTTTAAAGACATAATGACAACGATACCGTCTCGAATGAAGAACAAATTGTGTTCCCCTTCATCTTTTTCACAATACAGCACCTGTAGGATTATCATTGACTGCACTGATTTGGAAATTGCAACTCCAAAATTGATGTCTGAGCAAAGTGCAACCTATTCCACCTATCGTGGGATGAACTCTTTCAAGGTGATTATAGGAGTCGCTCCAAATGCAGTCATCACTTACGTGAGTGGTCTGTTTCCTGGTTCAGTGTCTGACAAATCTCTTGTGCAAGAATCTGGACTGTTAGAGCATTTTGTACCTGGTGATCTGATATTGGCTGATAAAGGATTTCTCATTCAGGATTTGTTACCAAGGGGAGTTTCTGTGAATATTCCTCCTTTTCTTAATTGTGGCAAGTTTACAGAGAGTGAGGCAAGAGCAACAAAGtcaattgcaaggtgccgcATTCATGTGGAGCGTGCCAATGCCAGACTGAAGAGCTTCAGGATTCTCGGGTTTATTCCCTCATTTCTGCGTTGCCATGCAGATAAACTGTGCCAGCTGTGTGCAGCACTTGTTAATCTACAGTTCCCCTTAATCAAGGATGGCTGTAATGATTTTGAATTTGATTAG
- the LOC136922537 gene encoding uncharacterized protein, whose amino-acid sequence MSSLSISSLASFFSGEQKSLDRGENHYRSDHVQSFTYSAGIIRGEVKASMKNKSYKVTVYLDDQSNIKSTECECPRGEFKCSHAAAIFIYGIHNLSRTDVECQWRRKKTVETVQAASQMFPLPVKKKDYSPLSRAPKSEDREWLYGQLRQYGKFTGVCWLLSREPEPAAQLPLKTIEEIVFSEGFLGEQTSVGQLDYFVKNVKVGQDIIKEVSALTTGQRDNPAWHLARKGRLTASNFGAVLKAKRVTQALTTRLLGDYDLSRVRAIAWGVDNEEMAIKAFTASTGLVPVQTGVWLHESGVLGASPDGLVGDDAVLECKCPYTHRNETIAEAVKHKDFYLECKNGHYALKTSSIYWDQVQGQLFLAQRKYCYFTVWTTKDTVVLKVQRDESWKPNIDILTDFYFYKLFPKIVEGEL is encoded by the exons ATGTCGTCGCTCTCAATCTCTTCTTTAGCTTCTTTCTTCTCTGGCGAGCAAAAATCACTAGATCGCGGCGAAAATCACTATCGGTCTGATCATGTTCAAAGTTTCACATATTCTGCAGGAATAATTCGAGGTGAAGTCAAAGCAAGTATGAAAAACAAGAGCTACAAAGTCACG GTTTATCTGGACGATCAGTCGAATATCAAAAGCACAGAATGTGAATGCCCGAGGGGCGAGTTCAAATGTAGCCATGCGGCTGCCATCTTTATTTACGGAATACACAATTTAAGCAGAACGGACGTGGAATGTCAGTGGCGGCGTAAAAAGACTGTAGAAACAGTACAGGCTGCCTCTCAAATGTTTCCTCTTCCTGTGAAGAAAAAAGATTATTCTCCGTTGTCCCGTGCACCAAAAAGCGAAGATCGAGAATGGCTCTACGGTCAATTGCGACAATATGGAAAGTTCACGGGAGTTTGCTGGCTTTTGAGTAGAGAGCCAGAACCTGCTGCCCAACTACCTCTCAAAACCATTgaagaaattgttttttccGAAGGTTTTCTGGGAGAACAAACTTCTGTGGGACAACTTgattattttgtcaaaaatgtAAAGGTCGGACAAGACATAATCAAAGAAGTAAGTGCTCTCACAACCGGGCAACGCGATAATCCAGCATGGCATTTAGCACGCAAAGGCCGACTAACTGCAAGCAATTTTGGAGCAGTACTGAAAGCCAAACGAGTTACTCAAGCCCTTACAACGCGTCTGCTTGGAGATTACGATCTGAGTAGAGTCCGTGCCATTGCATGGGGTGTTGACAACGAAGAAATGGCAATAAAAGCTTTCACTGCATCGACTGGCCTGGTACCTGTCCAGACTGGCGTATGGCTACATGAGTCTGGTGTTTTAGGTGCATCTCCAGATGGACTAGTAGGTGATGATGCCGTTCTTGAATGCAAATGCCCATATACCCACCGAAATGAGACCATTGCAGAAGCAGTAAAGCACAAGGACTTCTATTTGGAGTGCAAAAATGGACATTATGCCCTCAAAACTAGTAGCATCTATTGGGATCAAGTTCAAGGCCAGCTGTTTTTAGCCCAGAGAAAGTATTGTTACTTTACAGTATGGACAACAAAGGACACTGTGGTCCTTAAGGTGCAGCGAGATGAGTCTTGGAAACCAAACATTGACATTTTGACtgacttttatttttataaacTTTTTCCCAAGATTGTGGAGGGAGAACTTTGA